A section of the Serratia liquefaciens ATCC 27592 genome encodes:
- the nuoN gene encoding NADH-quinone oxidoreductase subunit NuoN: MTITPQQLIALLPLLIVGLTVVVVMLGIAWRRDHFINATLTVIGLNLALLSLYFVGQAGPMDVTPLLRVDGYSMFYTGLVILASLATCTFAYPWLVGYPDNREEFYLLVLIATLGGILLASANHLASLFLGIELISLPLFGLVGYAYRQKRPLEAAIKYMLLSAAASSFLLFGMALLYAESGDLSLAGLGKSLQENMMHQPLILAGMGMMIVGLGFKLSLVPFQLWTPDVYQGAPAPVSTFLATASKIAIFAVVMRLFLYAPAADNEALRMVLSIIAVCSILFGNLMAISQTNIKRLLGYSSIAHLGYLLVALIAVQTHQLSLETAGVYLAGYLFSSLGAFGVVSLMSSPYRGPDADSLFSYRGLFWHKPILSAVMTVMMLSLAGIPMTLGFIGKFFVIAMCVSAHLWWLTGAVVLGSAIGLYYYLRVTVSLFLSAPEALQRDTPNNWALTAGGVVVLISAALVLLLGVYPQPLITLVQMAQPMF; the protein is encoded by the coding sequence ATGACAATAACTCCTCAACAACTGATCGCACTGTTGCCGCTGTTGATCGTCGGATTGACGGTGGTGGTTGTGATGCTAGGCATTGCGTGGCGACGCGACCACTTTATCAACGCCACCCTGACCGTGATCGGGCTAAACCTGGCGCTGCTTTCGCTGTACTTTGTCGGCCAGGCAGGCCCAATGGACGTCACCCCGCTGCTGCGGGTTGACGGCTACTCGATGTTCTATACCGGGCTGGTGATATTGGCGAGTCTGGCGACCTGTACCTTTGCCTATCCGTGGCTGGTCGGTTACCCGGACAACCGCGAAGAGTTCTACCTGCTGGTGCTGATTGCTACCCTGGGTGGCATTCTGCTGGCGAGCGCCAACCATCTGGCCTCGCTGTTCCTCGGTATTGAACTGATCTCGCTGCCGCTGTTTGGTCTGGTGGGCTACGCCTACCGCCAGAAGCGACCTCTGGAAGCGGCCATCAAGTACATGCTGCTGTCCGCCGCGGCTTCGTCGTTCCTGCTGTTCGGTATGGCGCTGCTGTATGCGGAGTCCGGTGACCTGTCGCTGGCCGGCCTGGGCAAGAGCCTGCAAGAAAACATGATGCACCAGCCGCTGATCCTGGCCGGTATGGGCATGATGATTGTCGGTCTGGGCTTCAAGCTGTCGCTGGTGCCATTCCAACTGTGGACGCCGGATGTGTATCAGGGGGCGCCTGCGCCGGTTTCAACCTTCCTGGCCACCGCCAGCAAGATTGCTATCTTTGCGGTCGTTATGCGTCTGTTCCTGTATGCGCCTGCTGCCGACAACGAAGCGCTGCGCATGGTGCTGTCGATCATTGCCGTTTGTTCGATTCTGTTCGGCAACCTGATGGCCATCAGCCAGACCAACATCAAGCGTCTGCTGGGTTACTCGTCGATTGCCCACCTGGGTTATCTGCTGGTGGCGCTGATTGCGGTGCAAACCCACCAGCTGTCGCTGGAAACCGCCGGGGTTTACCTGGCCGGTTACCTGTTCAGCAGCCTGGGCGCGTTCGGCGTGGTCAGCCTGATGTCCAGCCCGTACCGTGGCCCGGATGCAGATTCACTGTTCTCCTACCGCGGTCTGTTCTGGCATAAGCCCATTCTGTCCGCCGTCATGACGGTGATGATGCTGTCACTGGCCGGTATCCCGATGACCCTGGGCTTTATCGGTAAGTTCTTCGTGATCGCAATGTGCGTCAGCGCTCACCTGTGGTGGTTGACCGGCGCCGTGGTGCTGGGTAGCGCCATTGGTTTGTACTACTACCTGCGCGTCACCGTCAGCCTGTTCCTCAGCGCGCCGGAAGCGCTGCAGCGCGATACCCCAAATAACTGGGCGTTGACCGCAGGCGGCGTAGTGGTGCTGATCTCCGCCGCGTTGGTGCTGTTGCTGGGTGTTTATCCGCAGCCGCTGATTACGCTGGTACAGATGGCACAGCCGATGTTCTGA
- the nuoM gene encoding NADH-quinone oxidoreductase subunit M, with translation MLLPWLILIPFIGGLLCWQFERFGTKVPRWIALIAMGLTLALSLHLWMQGGYTLTTPKGIPQWQSEFLLPWIPRFGISIHLALDGLSLLMVVLTGLLGVLAILCSWREIQKYQGFFHLNLLWILGGVIGVFLAIDMFLFFFFWEMMLVPMYFLIALWGHKASDGKTRITAATKFFIYTQASGLVMLIAIMGLVFVHYNATGVWTFDYEDLLQTPMSHNVQYLLMLGFFIAFAVKMPVVPLHGWLPDAHSQAPTAGSVDLAGILLKTAAYGLLRFSLPLFPEASHEFAPIAMWLGVIGIFYGAWMAFAQTDIKRLIAYTSVSHMGFVLIAIYTGSQLAYQGAVIQMIAHGLSAAGMFIICGQLYERLHTRDMREMGGLWGRIKYIPALSLFFAVATLGMPGTGNFVGEFMILFGSYQVVPVITVISTFGLVFASVYSLIMMQRAYYGKAKSDQPLPGMTARELFIILLLVVLLVLLGFYPQPILDTSNAAMSNVQHWFGSSVSAISTTRP, from the coding sequence ATGCTATTACCTTGGCTAATTCTTATCCCCTTTATTGGCGGTCTGCTGTGCTGGCAGTTTGAGCGCTTCGGTACTAAGGTGCCGCGCTGGATTGCGTTGATCGCAATGGGGCTGACATTGGCGCTTTCTCTGCATCTGTGGATGCAGGGCGGCTACACGTTGACTACGCCGAAAGGCATTCCGCAGTGGCAGTCTGAATTCCTGCTGCCGTGGATCCCACGCTTTGGCATTTCCATCCACCTGGCGCTGGACGGACTTTCACTGCTGATGGTAGTGCTGACCGGCCTGCTGGGCGTGTTGGCTATCCTCTGTTCCTGGCGTGAAATCCAGAAATACCAGGGCTTCTTCCACCTGAACCTGCTGTGGATCCTGGGTGGGGTTATCGGCGTGTTCCTCGCCATCGACATGTTCCTGTTCTTCTTCTTCTGGGAAATGATGTTGGTGCCGATGTACTTCCTGATCGCACTCTGGGGTCACAAGGCGTCGGACGGGAAAACCCGTATCACTGCGGCCACCAAGTTCTTCATCTATACCCAGGCCAGCGGTCTGGTGATGCTGATTGCCATTATGGGCCTGGTGTTTGTGCACTATAACGCGACCGGCGTGTGGACCTTCGATTACGAAGACCTGCTGCAAACGCCAATGTCGCACAACGTGCAATACCTGTTGATGCTGGGCTTCTTCATTGCCTTCGCGGTGAAAATGCCGGTGGTGCCGTTGCACGGCTGGTTGCCGGATGCGCACAGCCAGGCTCCTACCGCAGGTTCTGTCGACCTGGCGGGGATCTTGCTGAAGACTGCGGCCTATGGCCTGTTGCGCTTCAGCCTGCCGCTGTTCCCGGAAGCTTCGCATGAGTTCGCGCCAATCGCCATGTGGCTGGGTGTTATCGGTATCTTCTACGGCGCCTGGATGGCGTTTGCGCAGACCGATATCAAGCGTCTGATCGCTTACACCTCGGTTTCCCATATGGGCTTCGTCCTGATCGCCATCTACACCGGCAGCCAACTGGCTTACCAGGGTGCAGTGATCCAGATGATTGCACACGGCCTGTCTGCGGCCGGTATGTTCATCATCTGTGGCCAGTTGTACGAACGTCTGCACACTCGCGACATGCGTGAAATGGGCGGCCTGTGGGGGCGTATCAAATACATCCCTGCGCTGTCGCTGTTCTTCGCGGTGGCTACGTTGGGGATGCCGGGTACCGGTAACTTCGTCGGTGAATTCATGATCCTGTTCGGCAGCTATCAGGTTGTGCCGGTGATCACCGTGATTTCTACCTTCGGTCTGGTGTTTGCTTCGGTTTACTCGTTGATCATGATGCAGCGTGCCTACTACGGCAAAGCCAAGTCTGACCAACCTTTGCCGGGCATGACCGCGCGTGAGCTGTTCATCATTCTGCTGTTGGTGGTGTTGCTGGTTCTGTTGGGGTTCTACCCACAACCGATTCTGGACACTTCTAATGCGGCGATGAGCAACGTGCAACACTGGTTTGGTTCGTCAGTTTCAGCAATTTCAACAACAAGGCCGTAA
- the nuoL gene encoding NADH-quinone oxidoreductase subunit L translates to MNLLYLTILLPLIGFLLLAFSRGRWSENVSATIGVGSIGLAALVTVHVAMDFFAQKATGVQLFEQSLWNWMTVGNFNIGVTLTLDGLSLTMLSVVTGVGFFIHMFASWYMRGEEGYSRFFAYTNLFIASMVVLVLADNLLLMYLGWEGVGLCSYLLIGFYYKDPANGAAAMKAFIVTRVGDVFLAFALFILYNELGTLNIRELMILAPQKLAVGDTAITWATLMLLGGAVGKSAQLPLQTWLADAMAGPTPVSALIHAATMVTAGVYLIARTHGLFLMAPEVLHLVGIIGAVTLVLAGFAALVQTDIKRVLAYSTMSQIGYMFLALGVQAWDAAIFHLMTHAFFKALLFLSSGSVILACHHEQNIFKMGGLRKSIPLVYVCFLVGGAALSALPLITAGFFSKDEILAGAMANGHINLMIAGLVGAFMTSLYTFRMIFIVFHGEEKIKAHAGKGITHHLPLLVLLVLSTFVGAMIVPPLQGVLPDTTELAHGSVLQLEITSGVVAIVGILLAAALWLGKRTLVTRIANSAPGRFFSTWWFHAWGFDWLYDKVFVKPYLGIAKLLQRDPLNSMMNLPAIFSRWGNRGLTVSENGQVRWYIASMGVGAVVVLALLILV, encoded by the coding sequence ATGAACCTATTATATTTAACTATTCTGCTACCGCTGATCGGGTTCCTGCTGTTGGCCTTTTCCCGAGGCCGCTGGTCTGAGAACGTCTCGGCAACCATTGGCGTAGGCTCTATCGGCCTGGCTGCGTTGGTCACGGTGCATGTGGCGATGGATTTCTTCGCCCAGAAAGCGACGGGCGTGCAGCTGTTTGAGCAGAGCCTGTGGAACTGGATGACCGTCGGTAACTTTAATATCGGCGTGACTCTGACGCTGGACGGCCTGTCGTTGACCATGTTGTCCGTGGTCACCGGCGTGGGCTTCTTCATCCACATGTTCGCGTCCTGGTACATGCGCGGTGAAGAGGGCTACTCGCGCTTCTTCGCTTACACCAACCTGTTTATCGCCAGCATGGTGGTATTGGTACTGGCAGACAACCTGTTGCTGATGTACCTGGGCTGGGAAGGCGTGGGCCTGTGCAGCTACCTGCTGATCGGCTTCTACTACAAGGATCCGGCCAACGGTGCGGCGGCGATGAAAGCCTTCATCGTGACCCGCGTCGGCGACGTGTTCCTGGCGTTCGCGCTGTTCATCCTCTACAACGAGCTGGGCACGCTGAACATCCGCGAACTGATGATCCTGGCACCGCAAAAACTGGCGGTCGGCGATACGGCGATCACCTGGGCTACCCTGATGTTGCTGGGTGGCGCGGTCGGTAAATCAGCGCAGCTGCCGTTGCAGACCTGGCTGGCAGACGCCATGGCGGGTCCAACCCCGGTTTCCGCACTGATCCACGCGGCGACCATGGTGACCGCGGGCGTTTACCTGATTGCCCGTACGCACGGCCTGTTCCTGATGGCGCCGGAAGTGTTGCATCTGGTGGGCATTATCGGGGCAGTGACCCTGGTGCTGGCTGGCTTTGCCGCGCTGGTACAGACTGACATCAAACGCGTACTTGCCTACTCCACCATGAGCCAGATTGGTTACATGTTCCTGGCGTTGGGTGTGCAGGCGTGGGATGCAGCAATCTTCCACCTGATGACCCATGCGTTCTTCAAGGCGCTGCTGTTCCTCTCCTCCGGTTCAGTGATCCTGGCTTGCCATCACGAGCAGAACATCTTCAAGATGGGCGGCCTGCGCAAGAGCATTCCACTGGTTTACGTCTGCTTCCTGGTGGGGGGCGCTGCGCTGTCGGCACTGCCGCTGATCACCGCAGGCTTCTTCAGTAAGGATGAGATCCTGGCGGGTGCGATGGCCAACGGTCACATCAACCTGATGATTGCCGGCTTGGTCGGTGCGTTCATGACCTCGCTGTACACCTTCCGTATGATTTTCATCGTGTTCCATGGCGAAGAGAAAATCAAAGCGCATGCCGGTAAAGGCATCACTCACCACCTGCCGCTGTTGGTTCTGCTTGTGCTGTCCACCTTCGTTGGCGCGATGATTGTTCCGCCACTGCAGGGCGTACTGCCAGATACCACCGAGCTGGCGCACGGTAGCGTGCTGCAACTGGAGATTACCTCCGGCGTAGTGGCTATTGTTGGCATCCTGTTAGCGGCGGCGCTGTGGCTGGGCAAACGTACCCTGGTTACCCGCATCGCCAATAGCGCACCGGGACGTTTCTTCTCTACCTGGTGGTTCCATGCCTGGGGCTTCGACTGGCTGTACGACAAAGTGTTCGTCAAGCCGTACCTGGGTATTGCGAAGTTGCTGCAACGTGATCCGCTGAACTCGATGATGAACTTGCCGGCCATTTTCTCCCGCTGGGGGAACCGTGGTCTGACAGTGAGCGAGAACGGTCAGGTGCGTTGGTATATAGCGTCTATGGGTGTGGGTGCAGTGGTCGTATTGGCTCTGTTGATTTTGGTTTAA
- the nuoK gene encoding NADH-quinone oxidoreductase subunit NuoK, translating to MIPLQHGLILAAILFVLGLTGLLVRRNLLFMLISLEVMINAAALAFIVAGSYWGQPDGQVMYILAISLAAAEASIGLALLLQLYRRRHTLNIDTVSEMRG from the coding sequence ATGATCCCTCTTCAACATGGCCTGATTCTGGCGGCGATCCTGTTCGTCCTGGGTCTGACCGGGTTGCTGGTTCGTCGTAATCTGCTGTTTATGCTGATCAGTCTGGAAGTGATGATCAACGCCGCAGCATTGGCGTTTATCGTGGCGGGTAGTTACTGGGGCCAACCGGATGGGCAGGTGATGTACATCCTGGCGATCAGTTTGGCGGCAGCCGAGGCCAGTATCGGTCTGGCGTTGCTGCTGCAGCTCTACCGTCGCCGTCATACCCTGAATATTGATACTGTCAGTGAGATGCGCGGATGA
- the nuoJ gene encoding NADH-quinone oxidoreductase subunit J: MEIAFYLAGLIAVIATIRVISHTNPVHALLYLIVSLLAISAVFFSLGAYFAAALEIIVYAGAIMVLFVFVVMMLNLGSAVQKQERDWLKPSVWIGPGLLSLLLLAVLIFAIRSVSDQGISGEMVDAKAVGISLFGPYVLAVELASMLLLAGLVVAFHIGREHKPGEVLSNAPVGGEMARRKSEEQA; this comes from the coding sequence ATGGAAATTGCCTTTTATCTGGCAGGTTTGATTGCGGTGATCGCGACCATTCGCGTGATCTCGCATACCAACCCTGTGCATGCGTTGCTGTATCTGATCGTCTCGCTGTTGGCGATCTCTGCAGTCTTCTTCTCACTCGGCGCGTACTTCGCAGCGGCGTTGGAGATCATCGTTTACGCCGGTGCCATCATGGTGCTGTTCGTGTTCGTGGTCATGATGTTGAACCTCGGCAGCGCGGTACAAAAGCAAGAGCGCGACTGGCTGAAGCCGTCGGTATGGATCGGTCCGGGCCTGCTGTCGTTGCTGCTGCTGGCGGTGCTGATTTTCGCGATTCGCAGCGTGTCCGATCAGGGCATCAGCGGTGAGATGGTAGACGCCAAAGCCGTGGGGATCAGCCTGTTCGGTCCTTACGTGTTGGCGGTTGAGCTGGCTTCAATGCTGCTGTTGGCAGGTCTGGTTGTTGCCTTCCACATTGGCCGTGAGCACAAACCGGGTGAGGTGTTGAGCAACGCGCCGGTCGGTGGCGAAATGGCGAGAAGAAAATCGGAGGAGCAAGCATGA
- the nuoI gene encoding NADH-quinone oxidoreductase subunit NuoI produces MTLKELLVGFGTQVRSIWMIGLHAFAKRETQMYPEEPVYLPPRYRGRIVLTRDPDGEERCVACNLCAVACPVGCISLQKAEQKDGRWYPEFFRINFSRCIFCGLCEEACPTTAIQLTPDFEMGEFKRQDLVYEKEDLLISGPGKYPEYNFYRMAGMAIDGKAKGEAENEAKPIDVKGLLP; encoded by the coding sequence ATGACATTGAAAGAGTTATTGGTTGGTTTCGGCACCCAGGTGCGCAGCATTTGGATGATAGGCCTGCATGCCTTCGCCAAGCGCGAAACCCAGATGTATCCGGAAGAACCGGTTTACCTGCCGCCGCGTTACCGTGGCCGTATCGTGCTGACGCGCGATCCGGACGGTGAAGAGCGTTGCGTAGCCTGTAACCTGTGTGCGGTTGCCTGCCCGGTGGGCTGTATCTCGCTGCAAAAAGCAGAACAGAAAGATGGCCGTTGGTATCCGGAGTTCTTCCGCATCAACTTCTCGCGCTGCATTTTCTGCGGCCTGTGCGAAGAAGCTTGCCCAACTACCGCGATCCAGCTGACGCCGGATTTCGAAATGGGTGAGTTCAAACGCCAGGACCTGGTGTACGAAAAAGAAGATCTGTTGATCTCGGGGCCGGGTAAATATCCGGAATATAACTTCTACCGGATGGCCGGTATGGCGATTGACGGCAAAGCCAAGGGCGAAGCCGAAAACGAAGCCAAACCGATCGACGTCAAAGGTCTGTTGCCTTAA
- the nuoH gene encoding NADH-quinone oxidoreductase subunit NuoH: protein MSWFTPEVIDILISVLKAVVILLVVVTCGAFMSFGERRLLGLFQNRYGPNRVGWGGSLQLVADMIKMFFKEDWVPKFSDRVIFTLAPMIAFTSLLLAFAIVPVSPTWAVSDLNIGILFFLMMAGLAVYAVLFAGWSSNNKYSLLGAMRASAQTLSYEVFIGLSLMGVVAQADSFNMQTIVESQAHLWNVIPQFFGFVTFAIAGVAVCHRHPFDQPEAEQELADGYHIEYSGMKFGLFFVGEYIGIVTVSALIVTLFFGGWQGPFLPPFIWFALKTAFFMMMFILIRAALPRPRYDQVMAFGWKVCLPLTLLNLLATAAVILYNAQ from the coding sequence ATGAGCTGGTTTACCCCTGAGGTGATCGACATTCTGATCTCCGTGCTTAAAGCGGTAGTGATCCTGCTGGTCGTCGTCACCTGCGGTGCTTTCATGAGCTTCGGCGAACGTCGCCTGCTCGGCCTGTTCCAGAACCGTTACGGACCAAACCGTGTCGGCTGGGGCGGTTCGTTGCAGCTGGTCGCCGACATGATCAAAATGTTCTTCAAGGAAGACTGGGTTCCGAAATTCTCCGACCGGGTGATCTTCACCCTGGCGCCGATGATCGCCTTCACTTCCCTGTTGCTGGCATTTGCCATCGTCCCGGTCAGTCCGACCTGGGCGGTGTCCGACCTCAACATCGGTATTTTGTTCTTCCTGATGATGGCCGGCCTGGCGGTATACGCCGTGCTGTTTGCCGGCTGGTCGAGCAACAACAAATACTCGCTGTTGGGGGCGATGCGTGCTTCTGCGCAAACCCTGAGCTACGAAGTGTTCATCGGCCTGTCGCTGATGGGTGTGGTGGCGCAGGCGGACTCCTTCAACATGCAGACCATTGTTGAATCTCAGGCGCATCTGTGGAACGTCATCCCGCAATTCTTCGGTTTCGTGACCTTTGCGATTGCCGGCGTTGCGGTGTGTCACCGTCACCCGTTTGACCAACCGGAAGCCGAGCAGGAACTGGCTGACGGTTACCACATTGAATACTCCGGCATGAAGTTCGGTCTGTTCTTCGTGGGTGAGTACATCGGTATCGTCACCGTTTCTGCCCTGATTGTGACGTTGTTCTTCGGTGGCTGGCAGGGTCCATTCCTGCCGCCATTCATCTGGTTCGCGCTGAAAACGGCTTTCTTCATGATGATGTTCATTCTGATTCGTGCTGCTCTGCCACGTCCGCGCTATGACCAGGTAATGGCCTTCGGCTGGAAAGTGTGTCTGCCGCTGACGCTGCTGAACCTGCTGGCAACTGCCGCAGTCATTTTGTACAACGCTCAATAA
- the nuoG gene encoding NADH-quinone oxidoreductase subunit NuoG, translating into MATIHVDGKEYDVDGADNLLQACLSLGLDIPYFCWHPALGSVGACRQCAVKQYQNAEDTRGRLVMSCMTPASDGTFISIDDAEAKQFRESVVEWLMTNHPHDCPVCEEGGNCHLQDMTVMTGHSFRKYRFSKRTHNNQELGPFISHEMNRCIACYRCVRYYKDYADGTDFGVYGAHDNVYFGRVESGTLESEFSGNLVEVCPTGVFTDKTHSERYNRKWDMQFAPSICQQCSIGCNTSPGERYGELRRIENRYNGSVNHYFLCDRGRFGYGYVNQKDRPRQPQQLRGNDWITLNAEQAMQGAADILRQAKKTIGIGSPRASLESNFALRELVGAENFYTGISQAEQGRLNLMLNVLQNSGVHTPALREIEGYDAVLVLGEDLTQTGARIALSVRQAVKGKARAMAAAQRVADWQIAAIQNIGQHAKYPLFVTNVDNTRLDDIAAWNYRAPVDEQARLGFAIAHGLDNAAPAVNDLADGLNKKVDIIVQALTDARKPLIVTGSNAGSEAIIEAAANIAKALKDRGSDVGITFVASAANSIGLSMIGGGSLDQALSQLENGEADTAIVMENDLYRHAQAAKVDAALAKVSNLIVVDHQRTAIMDRANLILSAASFAESDGTLVNQEGRAQRFFQVYDPAYYDDAKKDVYTVMLESWRWMHSLHSTYTSRHVDWTQLDHVIEACVTALPQLQGIVDAAPDASFRIRGQKLARSPHRSSGRTAMRANISVHEPRQPQDKDTMFAFSMEGNNSPLADRQQIPFAWAPGWNSPQAWNKFQAEVGGKLRHGDPGVRLIEAGEGKLDYFTQVPAAFDHEQGWRVAPYYHLFGSDEMSQRSGVIQQRMPEAYVMVNPADAATLGVNAGALVEFSCAGQTLRLPVRLSETLTQGQVGLPLGLPGIPPVLVGATVENLREATR; encoded by the coding sequence ATGGCTACGATTCATGTAGACGGCAAAGAATACGACGTAGATGGAGCTGACAACCTGTTGCAGGCTTGTCTCTCTCTCGGCCTCGATATTCCTTACTTTTGCTGGCATCCGGCGCTGGGAAGCGTCGGCGCTTGCCGCCAATGTGCGGTAAAGCAATACCAAAACGCGGAAGATACGCGTGGCCGTTTGGTGATGTCTTGTATGACACCGGCATCCGATGGAACCTTTATTTCCATCGACGATGCCGAAGCCAAACAGTTCCGTGAAAGCGTGGTTGAGTGGTTGATGACCAACCACCCGCACGACTGTCCGGTATGTGAAGAAGGCGGTAACTGTCACCTGCAGGATATGACAGTAATGACCGGCCACAGCTTCCGTAAATACCGCTTCAGTAAGCGTACCCACAATAACCAGGAACTGGGGCCGTTTATCTCGCATGAGATGAACCGCTGCATCGCCTGCTACCGTTGTGTGCGCTATTACAAGGATTATGCGGACGGCACCGACTTCGGTGTGTACGGCGCGCACGATAACGTCTACTTCGGTCGTGTTGAGAGCGGCACGCTGGAAAGCGAGTTCTCCGGCAACCTGGTAGAAGTATGCCCGACCGGCGTGTTCACCGACAAAACCCACTCCGAGCGTTATAACCGTAAGTGGGACATGCAGTTTGCGCCAAGCATTTGCCAGCAGTGCAGCATCGGCTGTAACACCAGCCCGGGCGAGCGCTATGGTGAATTGCGTCGCATCGAAAACCGCTATAACGGCAGCGTGAACCACTACTTCCTGTGCGACCGCGGCCGCTTCGGTTATGGCTACGTGAACCAGAAAGATCGTCCACGTCAGCCACAGCAGCTGCGCGGCAACGACTGGATCACCCTGAACGCCGAACAGGCTATGCAGGGCGCGGCGGACATCCTGCGTCAGGCGAAGAAAACCATCGGTATCGGCTCACCCCGCGCCAGTCTGGAAAGCAACTTCGCACTGCGTGAACTGGTCGGTGCCGAGAATTTCTACACCGGTATTTCACAGGCGGAACAGGGTCGTCTGAACCTGATGCTGAACGTGCTGCAAAACAGCGGCGTTCACACGCCTGCGCTGCGCGAAATTGAAGGCTACGACGCGGTATTGGTGCTGGGTGAAGATCTGACCCAGACCGGCGCACGTATTGCTTTGTCGGTACGTCAGGCGGTGAAGGGCAAGGCTCGCGCCATGGCGGCAGCCCAGCGCGTTGCCGACTGGCAGATTGCCGCGATACAAAACATTGGCCAGCATGCCAAGTACCCACTGTTCGTCACCAACGTGGACAACACCCGTCTGGACGACATCGCTGCGTGGAACTACCGTGCACCGGTGGATGAGCAAGCGCGTCTCGGCTTCGCCATCGCCCACGGGCTGGATAATGCGGCACCGGCGGTCAACGATTTGGCTGATGGCCTGAACAAGAAAGTCGATATCATCGTGCAGGCGCTGACCGACGCACGTAAACCGCTGATCGTCACCGGTAGCAACGCCGGCAGCGAAGCCATCATCGAAGCGGCGGCCAACATCGCCAAAGCGCTGAAGGATCGCGGCTCTGATGTGGGTATCACCTTCGTGGCCAGCGCGGCCAACAGCATCGGTTTGTCGATGATTGGCGGTGGTTCGCTCGATCAAGCGCTGTCGCAGTTGGAAAACGGCGAAGCAGACACCGCTATCGTGATGGAAAACGATCTCTACCGGCATGCGCAGGCGGCAAAGGTGGACGCCGCGTTGGCCAAGGTCAGCAACCTGATCGTGGTTGATCATCAGCGCACCGCGATCATGGATCGGGCCAACCTGATCCTGTCGGCGGCCAGTTTTGCAGAAAGCGACGGTACCCTGGTCAACCAGGAGGGCCGCGCACAGCGTTTCTTCCAGGTTTACGATCCGGCCTACTACGACGACGCGAAAAAAGACGTTTACACCGTAATGCTGGAAAGCTGGCGTTGGATGCACTCGCTGCATTCCACCTATACCAGCCGTCACGTGGACTGGACGCAGCTCGATCACGTTATCGAAGCCTGTGTTACCGCGTTGCCGCAGCTGCAGGGCATTGTGGACGCGGCACCGGACGCAAGTTTCCGCATTCGCGGTCAAAAATTGGCACGTTCGCCACATCGTTCCAGTGGTCGTACGGCCATGCGCGCCAACATCAGCGTGCACGAGCCGCGTCAGCCGCAGGATAAAGACACCATGTTCGCCTTCTCGATGGAAGGGAACAACAGCCCGCTGGCCGATCGTCAGCAGATCCCATTCGCCTGGGCACCAGGTTGGAACTCACCGCAGGCATGGAACAAGTTCCAGGCCGAAGTGGGCGGCAAGCTGCGTCATGGCGATCCGGGCGTGCGTCTGATCGAAGCAGGGGAGGGCAAGCTGGATTACTTCACCCAGGTGCCTGCCGCCTTTGATCATGAGCAAGGCTGGCGTGTCGCGCCTTATTACCACCTGTTCGGCAGTGATGAAATGTCACAGCGTTCCGGCGTGATCCAGCAGCGTATGCCAGAGGCCTACGTGATGGTGAACCCGGCGGATGCCGCTACGCTTGGCGTGAATGCCGGTGCGCTGGTGGAGTTCAGCTGTGCGGGCCAGACGCTGCGTCTGCCGGTGCGCCTGAGTGAAACGCTGACCCAGGGCCAGGTGGGCTTACCGCTCGGCTTGCCAGGGATCCCGCCGGTATTGGTGGGTGCGACGGTTGAAAATCTGCGGGAGGCAACACGATGA